A region from the Lolium perenne isolate Kyuss_39 chromosome 4, Kyuss_2.0, whole genome shotgun sequence genome encodes:
- the LOC127296331 gene encoding LOW QUALITY PROTEIN: cyclin-J18-like (The sequence of the model RefSeq protein was modified relative to this genomic sequence to represent the inferred CDS: inserted 1 base in 1 codon), producing the protein MGTVDEGDAMEVAAASGWPGSSRRIHLLQFLLHASKRLDLRPIVKYSALEFFDARFLPALPRKMGFCGARSGRAVRSWLVEPLRDSNLQLFALVAVWIASKIHEMRPLAVKSLKALSDRIIADQHFTCRDFADAELVFMEVLDYNIGCTNIAFIHLEELLIQFREIXKLGDLVNMDVCMEILDILYEAEDTSWLFNFACPLAASTLVTAYVISVPKQKWEFPIIPWVQFTTSYAEEEILKIVMAILMHVIKPDEIKEKNKRDFSM; encoded by the exons ATGGGAACCGTCGATGAGGGGGACGCGATGGAGGTGGCGGCGGCAAGCGGGTGGCCCGGTTCCTCCCGCCGGATCCACCTCCTCCAGTTCCTCCTCCACGCCTCCAAG CGGCTCGACCTCCGGCCCATCGTCAAGTACTCCGCGCTCGAGTTCTTCGACGCGCGCTTCCTCCCCGCGCTCCCGAG GAAGATGGGGTTCTGCGGCGCACGAAGCGGCCGAGCCGTCAGGTCCTGGCTGGTCGAGCCCCTCAGGGACAGCAATCTGCAGCTCTTCGCCCTCGTCGCCGTGTGGATCGCCAGTAAG ATCCATGAGATGAGACCGCTGGCAGTGAAGAGCCTCAAGGCGCTCAGCGACCGCATCATCGCCGACCAGCATTTCACATGCCGCGATTTTGCTGACGCC GAGCTGGTGTTCATGGAG GTATTGGATTACAACATTGGATGCACAAACATTGCTTTCATACACTTGGAAGAGCTCCTCATTCAGTTCAG GGAAA TCAAGTTAGGTGATCTTGTAAATATGGATGTGTGCATGGAAATCTTGGATATTCTGTATGAGGCTGAAGATACCTCATGGCTTTTTAACTTTGCCTGTCCACTTGCTGCTTCGACTCTT GTTACTGCATACGTTATCTCAGTTCCTAAGCAGAAATGGGAGTTTCCAATAATTCCCTGGG TCCAGTTCACTACTTCCTATGCTGAAGAAGAGATCTTGAAGATTGTTATGGCAATTCTCATGCATGTGATCAAACCggatgaaatcaaagagaagaacaagagagatttcagtatgTGA